The following proteins come from a genomic window of Candidatus Effluviviaceae Genus V sp.:
- a CDS encoding MMPL family transporter translates to MVLSELSIKRPVFATVISLVLIVFGIISYQRLALREYPDIDRPIISVSTSYGGAAANVVESRITQIIEGAVSSIEGLKTVESASSDGYSRVSLEFDIERDIDEAANDVRDRVSRVVGRLPEEADPPRVSKRGGGSGADLIIGLWHPTMSQMELTDFAERHLLDRFSIVDGVADARVFGGKRFAMRVWLDRRALAARGLTVQDVESALRSENVELPAGRLESEMREFSIRLERGFRTADDFRRLVVHRGNGYLVRLDDVADIEVAPEDLRDSFTAEGQSAIGIGVSRQSTANTLAVISGVKAAMEEVRPQLPEGMELTVLRDSSVFIQAAIHEVRLALLIACALVIGIIFVFLGSGRAALVPALTVPISLVSAFIVLAAFGFSINLLTSLALVLAIGLLVDDSIVVLENIHRRIEEGEPPLLASFRGVNEVAFAVIATTLVLVAVFVPIGLM, encoded by the coding sequence ATGGTCCTCTCCGAGCTCTCCATCAAACGACCCGTCTTCGCGACCGTCATCAGCCTGGTGCTGATCGTGTTCGGCATCATCTCTTACCAGCGTCTCGCGCTCCGCGAGTATCCCGACATCGACCGGCCCATCATCAGCGTGTCGACCAGCTACGGCGGCGCGGCGGCCAACGTCGTGGAATCGAGGATCACGCAGATCATCGAGGGGGCCGTCTCGAGCATCGAGGGACTCAAGACCGTCGAGTCCGCCAGCTCGGACGGCTACTCGCGCGTCAGTCTCGAGTTCGACATCGAGCGCGACATCGACGAGGCCGCCAACGACGTGCGCGACCGCGTGAGCCGCGTCGTCGGCAGGCTGCCCGAGGAGGCCGACCCGCCGCGCGTGTCGAAGCGCGGCGGCGGGAGCGGGGCCGACCTCATCATAGGGCTCTGGCACCCGACGATGTCGCAGATGGAACTCACGGACTTCGCCGAGCGGCATCTGCTGGACCGGTTCTCGATCGTCGACGGGGTCGCCGACGCCCGCGTGTTCGGCGGGAAGCGCTTCGCGATGAGGGTGTGGCTCGACAGGCGGGCGCTGGCGGCGCGCGGTCTGACGGTGCAGGACGTCGAGAGCGCTCTCAGGTCTGAGAACGTGGAGCTGCCCGCCGGGCGTCTCGAGTCTGAGATGCGGGAGTTCTCCATCCGTCTGGAACGTGGGTTCCGGACCGCCGATGACTTCCGGAGGCTGGTCGTCCACCGCGGCAACGGCTATCTCGTGCGGCTCGACGACGTCGCCGACATCGAGGTCGCGCCGGAGGACCTCCGCGACAGCTTCACGGCCGAGGGCCAGAGCGCCATCGGGATCGGCGTCTCCCGCCAGTCGACGGCCAACACGCTGGCCGTCATCAGCGGCGTCAAGGCCGCGATGGAGGAGGTGAGGCCGCAGCTCCCCGAGGGCATGGAGCTCACTGTCCTGAGGGACAGCTCGGTCTTCATCCAGGCGGCGATCCACGAGGTGCGACTGGCGCTCCTCATCGCCTGCGCGCTCGTCATCGGCATCATCTTCGTCTTCCTGGGAAGCGGTCGCGCGGCGCTCGTGCCCGCGCTGACGGTTCCCATCTCGCTCGTCTCGGCCTTCATCGTCCTCGCGGCCTTCGGGTTCTCCATCAACCTGCTGACATCTCTGGCCCTCGTGCTGGCGATCGGCCTTCTCGTGGACGACTCCATCGTGGTGCTGGAGAACATCCACCGGCGCATCGAGGAGGGCGAACCGCCGCTTCTCGCGTCGTTCCGCGGCGTCAACGAGGTGGCCTTCGCCGTCATCGCGACGACGCTGGTGCTCGTGGCCGTCTTCGTCCCCATCGGTCTCATG
- a CDS encoding efflux RND transporter periplasmic adaptor subunit, protein MDGPGRSLVSSGMYRRARRKRARGKANAMKLVRSALIIVGAVVLVLAARYVLLRGEADERSRGPRVTTVTTEVVDARMFSDRTEAIGTVTPNESVIITPAVTERVAAVHFDDGALARAGDVLVELNHTEESAAVKEARVAYEERQRELDRVAELRDGDLVSQEELDVARGDLDAAAARLEAARARLDDRIIEAPFDGVLGIRRVSPGALVSPGTVITTLDDLSVVKVDFAVPEALLAQVEVGQTVIGRATPWPDEEFRGRVTAVEPRVDPATRAVGMQATIPNPERRLRGGMLLTVELTCCPREAAGVPERALLSYADKQYVFVIRGGERVEQREVTLGAREVGLVEVTHGLAPGDTIVVDGLMSLRDGAQVRVVPDGIETEQAAPSGRAS, encoded by the coding sequence ATGGACGGGCCCGGGCGGTCTCTCGTCTCTTCGGGAATGTATCGTCGCGCGCGGCGGAAGCGGGCGCGCGGGAAGGCCAACGCTATGAAGCTCGTCAGATCCGCTCTCATCATCGTCGGCGCCGTGGTCCTTGTGCTGGCGGCGCGCTACGTCCTCCTGCGGGGGGAGGCCGATGAGCGCTCCCGGGGTCCCCGCGTGACGACCGTCACGACCGAGGTCGTCGACGCGAGGATGTTCTCCGACCGCACGGAGGCCATCGGCACCGTGACGCCGAACGAGTCGGTCATCATCACGCCCGCCGTGACCGAGCGGGTCGCCGCGGTCCACTTCGATGACGGAGCCCTTGCCCGTGCGGGTGACGTGCTGGTCGAGCTCAACCACACCGAGGAGTCGGCGGCCGTCAAGGAGGCCCGGGTCGCGTACGAGGAGCGACAGCGCGAACTCGACCGGGTGGCGGAGCTTCGCGACGGCGACCTCGTGTCGCAGGAGGAGCTCGATGTCGCCCGGGGCGATCTCGATGCGGCGGCCGCGCGGCTCGAGGCGGCGCGGGCCCGGCTCGACGACCGCATCATCGAGGCCCCTTTCGACGGTGTGCTGGGCATACGGCGGGTCAGTCCCGGGGCCCTCGTCTCGCCCGGGACGGTCATCACGACCCTCGACGACCTGAGCGTCGTCAAGGTGGACTTCGCCGTCCCGGAGGCCCTGCTCGCCCAGGTCGAGGTGGGCCAGACCGTCATCGGACGGGCGACGCCGTGGCCCGACGAGGAGTTTCGCGGACGGGTCACCGCCGTGGAGCCCCGCGTCGACCCGGCCACCCGGGCGGTCGGGATGCAGGCGACGATCCCGAACCCGGAGCGTCGACTCCGCGGCGGGATGCTGCTGACGGTCGAGCTCACGTGCTGTCCGCGCGAGGCGGCCGGCGTGCCGGAACGCGCGCTCCTCTCGTACGCCGACAAGCAGTATGTCTTCGTCATCCGCGGAGGGGAGCGGGTCGAGCAGCGTGAGGTCACGCTCGGCGCGCGCGAGGTGGGCCTCGTCGAGGTCACCCACGGCCTCGCCCCGGGCGACACCATCGTCGTCGACGGCCTGATGAGCCTGAGGGACGGCGCGCAGGTCCGCGTGGTACCTGACGGGATCGAGACCGAGCAGGCTGCTCCCTCCGGGCGGGCCTCCTGA